In Bacteroidota bacterium, one genomic interval encodes:
- the ricT gene encoding regulatory iron-sulfur-containing complex subunit RicT, with translation MGCNGCTQVVNGLPEGCRSNGVCSTDGGNKLNVFNWLSDMKIPTDQEAFDVVEVRFKNSRKGFYRNVNNIKLNIGDAVAVEASPGHDVGVVSLTGELMKVQAREKNVSTDDVSILKVYRKATQRDIDIWKTARDREWDTMITSRKIADRLGLKMKISDIEYQGDNSKAIFYYTAEERVDFRVLIKELASTFSIRIEMKQIGLRQEAARLGGIGSCGRELCCTTWLTDFRSVTTTAARYQQLSLNPQKLAGQCGKLKCCLNFELDSYLDSLKEFPSPETVLKTEKGRAFFQKMDIFKGVIWYSYQEEPMNWHPVPVSSVNDIISSNKEGVSVASLEEYSEEIVSAKKVDFHKVVGQDDLNRFDKRKDQGRRRLSQRNKKRGSGLKRKGEEVGSKKDAVKPSRPSRLSKPVKESKQQRPVSEKKTDAKPQGKKTGADKQNQPKTEQKKNPRGKFRFNKNKPGRFNKKSGGSGNKPEGSDNKKDS, from the coding sequence ATGGGTTGCAACGGTTGTACTCAAGTAGTAAATGGGCTACCCGAAGGTTGTAGAAGCAATGGTGTTTGCAGTACCGATGGAGGTAACAAGCTCAATGTTTTTAACTGGTTGTCGGATATGAAAATACCGACGGATCAGGAGGCTTTTGATGTAGTAGAAGTTAGGTTTAAAAATTCGCGAAAAGGATTTTATAGAAACGTAAATAATATAAAACTTAATATAGGTGATGCAGTTGCTGTAGAAGCGTCGCCGGGGCATGATGTTGGAGTGGTTTCTTTGACGGGTGAACTGATGAAAGTTCAGGCCCGTGAGAAAAATGTAAGTACTGATGATGTGTCAATACTGAAAGTTTATCGCAAGGCAACCCAGCGCGACATTGATATTTGGAAAACCGCACGCGATCGTGAGTGGGATACGATGATTACTTCGAGAAAAATTGCTGACAGACTGGGGCTGAAGATGAAGATTTCCGATATTGAGTATCAGGGAGATAATTCGAAGGCCATTTTTTATTATACGGCAGAAGAAAGAGTTGATTTCAGGGTTTTAATAAAAGAGTTGGCATCTACATTTTCTATCAGAATTGAGATGAAACAGATCGGACTTCGTCAGGAAGCTGCCCGATTGGGAGGAATAGGTTCATGTGGCAGGGAACTTTGCTGTACAACATGGCTTACCGATTTTAGGTCTGTAACAACTACAGCAGCGAGATACCAGCAACTTTCGTTAAATCCGCAGAAATTGGCAGGACAATGTGGAAAACTAAAATGTTGTTTGAATTTCGAGTTAGATTCTTACCTGGATTCTCTTAAAGAATTCCCTTCACCTGAGACAGTGTTGAAGACTGAAAAAGGAAGAGCATTTTTCCAAAAGATGGATATTTTTAAGGGTGTGATTTGGTATTCTTATCAGGAAGAGCCAATGAATTGGCATCCGGTTCCTGTTTCTAGTGTAAATGATATTATTTCGTCGAATAAGGAAGGTGTTTCTGTTGCTTCGCTTGAGGAGTATAGCGAGGAGATAGTTTCTGCCAAGAAAGTTGATTTCCACAAGGTAGTGGGGCAGGACGATTTAAACAGGTTCGACAAGAGAAAAGATCAGGGCAGAAGAAGGTTAAGTCAACGAAATAAGAAAAGAGGAAGCGGGTTAAAACGAAAAGGGGAAGAAGTAGGCTCGAAGAAAGATGCTGTTAAGCCATCCAGACCTTCGCGATTATCAAAGCCCGTAAAGGAATCAAAACAACAGAGACCTGTTTCGGAGAAGAAGACTGATGCTAAGCCACAAGGTAAAAAGACCGGGGCTGATAAGCAAAATCAACCCAAAACCGAGCAGAAAAAAAATCCAAGAGGAAAGTTCAGATTCAACAAGAATAAACCCGGAAGATTTAACAAGAAGTCGGGAGGCTCGGGAAATAAACCTGAAGGTTCAGACAATAAAAAGGACAGTTAA
- a CDS encoding gliding motility lipoprotein GldH, whose amino-acid sequence MRFLFVPVLFILFITSCDENRVYDNYVGIPDATWNKDSIIEFNFSLEDTLSKNQVFINVRNTVDYQYSNLYLFTKVSFPDGKILQDTLEYEMTDVDGQWLGEGLSGLKSNLLYYKKDVVFYAKGDYTVSIQHGMRTENLEGIQDVGLRIESE is encoded by the coding sequence ATGAGGTTTTTATTTGTGCCGGTATTATTTATTTTGTTTATCACATCTTGCGATGAGAACAGAGTATATGATAATTATGTGGGTATTCCGGATGCCACATGGAATAAGGATAGTATTATAGAGTTTAACTTCAGTTTAGAAGATACTTTATCTAAGAATCAGGTGTTTATAAATGTGAGAAACACTGTAGATTACCAATACAGTAATCTTTACCTGTTTACCAAAGTTAGTTTTCCGGATGGGAAGATTTTGCAGGACACACTTGAATACGAGATGACCGATGTTGACGGACAATGGCTTGGTGAGGGATTGTCGGGTTTGAAAAGCAATCTTTTATACTATAAAAAAGATGTTGTTTTTTATGCAAAGGGCGATTATACGGTGAGTATACAGCACGGCATGAGGACAGAAAATCTTGAGGGTATTCAGGATGTTGGATTAAGAATTGAAAGTGAATAA